CCGACTTCCTGAACTACGGGCAGGAAGGACGTGACGTATTCAAGGCCTTGGAGGCGGAGTTGAGGCCGTTCAACGCGCCGTTCGACTTCCACCAGTTCGATGAGGGGAGCCGGCGGTTCCTGCCGATTCAGGACATCGAGAAACGCCGGCAGATCGCCGGGGAGATTTCGCCCATCACCCACGTGACGCCGGACGACCCGCCGACGCTCATCCTCCACGGCAACGCTGACAAGCTGGTACCCATTCAGCAGGCCGAGGTCATTCAGCGCAAGTTCGAGGCATGCCGCGTGCCGTTCAAGCTGGTGGTGAGAGAGGGCGCCGGCCACGGCTGGCCGAGACTGGGCGACGACATGGCCATCATCGCGGACTGGTTCGACACACATCTGAAGAAGCCGGCGACGACGAACGAGGCGAAGTAGGCCCTTCTCCCGCTTGGGGTAGCGGTCGGCGGTCAGCGGTCGGCGATGAGCGATCAGCGAGAGGGGCCTGCTGATTGCTGGCTGGGCGCAGAGGGGGCGGTGTGCCCCAATCGGCCTGGGGGGATAACAGAGCGAGTGGTCCGCTGGCGGAAACCGTTCCGGAGCCCCGGACGGGGCGATGGTCCTCGAACGAGAGTACGGCGGCTTCGATCCGACCCCCCATCGCGACGGCGGGTGACGTGCGAAGGGCTGGCAACGTCGGGAGTGTCCTGGTATCATGTCGATATGATCTCGCGAACCGCCCCTCATCATCGGTCTCCCATGGGCATGTGCCGGCCCGCATGAGGCGGGCCCGGGTGGTGCATGGTTCGTGTTCTTTTCCTTCTTTCCGTCACCAGCAAAGCGAGTCACTGAGCATGGCACAGCGACGATTTCTGATTACCTCGGCCCTCCCCTACTCGAACGGGCGGCTGCACGTCGGACATGTGGCCGGGGCGTATCTGCCGGCCGACACGTACGTCCGCTACCTGCGGGCCCGGGGCGAGGATGTCCGGTTCATCTGCGGCAGCGACGACAACGGTGTGGCCGCTCTGATCGCCGCCCGCAAGGAGGGCAAGAGCGTCGAGGAGTTGACCGCCCACTTCAATCATCGGCAGCAGGCCGACTTTGAGGGCATCGGCATTCACTTCGACGTGTACGGCGGCACGCATCAGCCGGAGTATGTCGAGCTGCACAACAAGATCAGCCAGTCTTTCTTCCAGGTGATCTACGGCAAGGGCTACTTCGTGAAGCGGATGACCGAGCAGCTCTATGATGTGCAGGCGAACCAGTTTCTGCCCGACCGGTACGTGAAGGGGACGTGTTACGGGTGCGGCGCGCCCGGAGCGTACGGTGATCAGTGCGAGGCGTGCGGTATTTCGATCGATCCGATGAGACTCATCAACCCGGTGAGCACGATCACTCATACCCGGCCGGAGCCGCGGGCGACGACGCACTGGTACCTGCAGCTCGGCCGGCTCGAGGAGCAGCTTCGGGCCTGGCTGGAGAGCAAGAAACAGGTTGCCGAAGGAACGCCGGCGTGGCGAGACACGGTGCTGAACTTCTCGCTTGGCCAGATCAAGCAGGGGTTGCCGGAGCGAGCGATGACCCGCGATCTTGACTGGGGTGTGCCCGTACCGCTCGATGATCCGGATGCCCGGGGCAAGGTGTTATACGTGTGGTTTGACGCCCCCATCGGTTACGTTTCGTTCACCGCCAAGCTTTGCCAGGACCGCGACGGCGATTGGCGGGACTACGAGAAGTGGTGGAAGGACCCGGACTGCAAGATTGTTCACTTCATCGGCGAGGACAACACGGTCTTCCACGCCCTGACCTGGCCGGCGGTGCTCATGGCCGAGGGCAGCTACCAGTTGCCCTGGCAGGTGGTGGCCAACGCGTTTCTGAACATCAAGTTTCCTGGCAAGGAAGAGGAGAAGATCAGCAAGAGCCGGGGCACGGCGATCTGGATCGAGGAGTACCTGAAGATGTTCGAGGCGGATCCGCTCCGGTACTATCTGACGGCCATCGCCCCGGAGAGTCAGCAGACGGTGTTTGACGTGGACGACTTCATTGCCCGCAACAACGGCGAGCTGCTTAACGCGCTGGGCAACTTCTTCAACCGCACGTTGACCTTCGCTAACCGCTACTTTGAGGGCAAGGTCCCGCCGACCGAACCCCGCGAGGAGATCGACTGCAACCACATGGCGGCCATTGCGGCGACGGCCGGGAGAATGACCGAGAATCTCGAGGCGTTCCGGTTCAAGGCGGCGCTGGAGGATCTGATGGCCCTGGCCCGGGCGGGCAACGTGTACTTCGACGCGAAGCAGCCGTGGAAGCAGCGCAAGGACAACATGGCCGGCTGTGGCACCACGATCAACGCCTGCATCCAGACGGTCAAGGCGTTGACCGTGCTCATGGCCCCGTTCCTGCCGTTCTCGGCGGACAAAGCGGCGGGCATGCTGAATCTGGGCGTCCGGGGAGTGCTGCCGTGGTCGACGGCGACGGAGGAACTGCCCACCGGTCACCCGCTGGCCGAGCCGGTGATCCTGTTCAAGAAGCTGGATGCGCTGGAGCTGTTCGGCGAGGCGACGAAGTAGCGGCGATGTCATGAACAAGAAGACCGATTCCCACCAGACGATCCGGGAGTGGCTGGAACGCGACCTGACGCAGGCGGCGCTCGACGACGAGCTGGCCCCGGCATTCGAGGTGGAGGAGACGCTTGCCCAGATGGCCGACGTGATCGCCGCCGGCCGGCATCCGGTGCTGATCGGCGAGCCGGGAGTCGGCAAGACCGCGATCATTCACGAATGGGCCCGGCGGCTGGCTCGTGGCAATGGCCCGCCGGGTCTCGTGGGACGGCGGGTGATCCAGTTCTCGCTGGAGCACCGGGCGGCGAGCATGAAGACGCCCGAGCATCTGCGCCCGGAAGTCCACAAGCTCGTGGATGCGCTGCTCGAGCTGCAGGATGAGATCATCCCGTTCATCCGGGATTTTCATCGCGTGTATCACTTCGACGTGGAGCCGCATTTCGAGTCCCTGGCGTTCCGTTTCCGCGGTCCGATTCTCGCCGAGGGCGCAACCCGGACGACGGAGATGCTCTTCGAGAGTTTCCCGGCGTTCGAGCAGTACTACCTGCCGTTCCGCGTTCAGGAACCCTCGCCGGAGCGGATGGCGAGGATCTTGCGCACGTGGGGCGAGGATCAATCCGGCCGCGCCGGCGTTCGCTATGAGCCGGAGGCGACGGACCTGGCCCTCCACCTGGCGTGCCGGTTCCTGAGTCGCGGCCACCTGCCTCGGATGGTCATCGATCAGCTTGGCCAGCTCGGAGCGCTGGTCGGCGGGCGGGGCAAGGTCGTACCGGCGGATGTCATTCAGCGGTTCTGCGGAACGCACGGTGTACCCCGGGAAGTGGTGGACCCGGACGTGGTCCT
The DNA window shown above is from Phycisphaerae bacterium and carries:
- the metG gene encoding methionine--tRNA ligase, giving the protein MAQRRFLITSALPYSNGRLHVGHVAGAYLPADTYVRYLRARGEDVRFICGSDDNGVAALIAARKEGKSVEELTAHFNHRQQADFEGIGIHFDVYGGTHQPEYVELHNKISQSFFQVIYGKGYFVKRMTEQLYDVQANQFLPDRYVKGTCYGCGAPGAYGDQCEACGISIDPMRLINPVSTITHTRPEPRATTHWYLQLGRLEEQLRAWLESKKQVAEGTPAWRDTVLNFSLGQIKQGLPERAMTRDLDWGVPVPLDDPDARGKVLYVWFDAPIGYVSFTAKLCQDRDGDWRDYEKWWKDPDCKIVHFIGEDNTVFHALTWPAVLMAEGSYQLPWQVVANAFLNIKFPGKEEEKISKSRGTAIWIEEYLKMFEADPLRYYLTAIAPESQQTVFDVDDFIARNNGELLNALGNFFNRTLTFANRYFEGKVPPTEPREEIDCNHMAAIAATAGRMTENLEAFRFKAALEDLMALARAGNVYFDAKQPWKQRKDNMAGCGTTINACIQTVKALTVLMAPFLPFSADKAAGMLNLGVRGVLPWSTATEELPTGHPLAEPVILFKKLDALELFGEATK